The DNA segment tctgtcttggaagaagtacagccagaatgctccgtagaggtgaggacggcgagacttcgtttcacttactttggacatgttatcaggagggaccagtccttggagaaggacatcatgcttggtaaagtagagggtcagtgaaaaagaggaagaccctcaatgagatgtaatgacagtggttgcaacaattaggtcaagcataccaacatttgtgaggatggcacaggaccaggtagtgtttcgttctgttgcacatagggttgctatgagttagaactgactccatggcacctaacaacacacacttGCATTTGATTTCATACACATTGGTTTACCTAAATTAAATTACACCAGAtttaagaaattaaaggaatcccTTATAGCTGTGGTTTGAGATGAGCAAATGTGACTAGGACccagcagggctttgaacagtTCTGAATGGTTCGGGAACTGTACAGTAATTGCAGATGTAAACTAGGGCAGCATATGTGTTACACAGCAACCAGATCTTTTTCCCGTGGGATTTTGACCCCGGTAGGAaacaaacaaggagccctggtggcacagtggctaagcgctaagctaaccagagggtcggtgatttgaacccactagtgttccatgagaaaaagatgtggcagtgtgctttcatagagattgttgttgttgggtgccattgagctggttcccacttatagggaccctatgtactacagaatgaaacactgcccagttctgccccattctcacaattgttgttatgcttgagcccattgttacagccactgtgttgatctatttccttgaggattttcctcttttttgttgaccctctacttcaccaagcatgatgtccctctccagggtctggtccctcctgataacgtgcccaaaggaagtgagatgaagtctcgccatccttgcttctaaggatcattctggctgtacttcttccaagacagatttgttcatccttctggcagtccatggtatattcaatattctttaccaacaccataatgcaaaggcatctttcataacgattacagccttggactctctgggggcacttctactctgtcctatagggtcgctgtgagtctgaatcgacttgacagcagcaggtttggtttggttaggaaACAAACAGTGGTCCCCGGCCCAAAGATGGCAGCCTAAGTGCACTGCTTTGAATATGTGTCACTCTCCCCAGtcttgccaataatccaatctcttgcaacccacccaaacccattgccatcgagcctattccaacagcgaccctataggacagagtagaactgccccacagtgtttccaaagagcagctgatgtatttcaactgctgaccttttggttagcagccgaatgcttaaacaCTGCTCCACCGGGGTGCCTATCTCCTCCATGGATTCCAAaagtttcaggagcctgatgtgagAAATTGAATTATTGGCAGAACAGTGGAGAGTGACACATATTCAAAGCTGCAACGTCAGCTgccatttttgagcagggcataGCTGTTTGTTTTCTACTGCAGTCAAAATCgcatgggcaaaagatttggtttggttaggaAACAGTGGTTCCCTCAATGTGCATGCTGCCCTTATTTAAGTTGACAATTACTGAACCATTAACTGTTCTGAACTGcttggaagctctgccaaaaagTTGCCCCTCCTGAGCATACTTCCACCTCTCTTCTACTGCCTCCTCCCCATCACCAACCATGGGAGTCTGGACTCCAGAAATGCTTGGAGTAAATTCCATTGCCACTGGGGGAAGAGTTCTGGTGGAAGTGACCCCAGAAATTCCAAGGCATGGTGGGGTATAGGGACGGTTTTAAGACTCAAAAGAGCATTTTTTAATTGTCCATAGAATGAAAGTAAGAAACTTAGTACAAACCTTTTCTTTTGCAGTCCAGAGTTTGTATGGGAAAGACGTAATTGTGGCAAAGAGTAGAGTCCACCTCAGGCTTGATGACTGGAGGTCTCCCTGACACTTGGGGTTTTGGGTCCGGTtgttcctgttcttcttcattacATAGCTGTTTAGATTTTATCTGGcgcagttttttattttttagttcgtGTGGGCTTTCACATTTGGCATAGTTCCCCAAATTCCGGTTCTTTGGAACCTGCAACATTGAAATAAGTGTTTCTATCTCACAAGTACAGTGCCAAGGGTTGTCGTACAGGCGCAGGTAGCTCAGGAGAGGCATGTAAATGAATACCTCCTCCGTCAAAACTTTGATCTGGTTGTGCTGCAGTAAGAGGGTGGTAAGTTTGTTTAAACCAAAGAAAGCCTCACTCTCAATTTTGGAGATCTCATTCTGTTGCAGATCCAGGCTTTTCAGCTTCTTAAACTTGGAAAACATGTTGTTCTTCAATATGCGCATCTTGTTTCTTGCTAATAGCATGTGCAGCAAATCCTGGGGCCAGTCAGGCAGCACAAAAACCAGTTTTCTCTCTTGGCAATCTAAGTATTTCTCATGAAGGTAAGTGTACACTTCACAGGGGAGGCCTGGCGCATAGCGTTTGACTGGATTGGAGCCTCTCCGGCCCCCGCTGGCCCTGCTGGGATTCGCTTGGCTTCTCGAGCCCCCAGGGCTTGCCCTGCGGAGCTCAGCGGCTTTACAAAAGAAGAGCAGGATTGCAATGGTAACCACATGCATCCTGACATCCAGCTGGCCCCAATTACGGGGTGTGACAGATGGAGCAATGAAAATATTCCTTTGAAATCCAAGTTTGAGCAATCTTAACTAAAGCAGTTCAGGAACAAAAAGACCCAGCTGGGGTACGTGTAATGCCTGGGctggaagagaaaaagaatattAGAAGCTGTTAAGAACACAGtgttaacttaatttttttaagaagggCACTCCAGATAAAAAGATTTATGCAGAAGTGGTGAGGAAGGCTGCACACCCTCTTACTCACCTGGTGTAGTGGCCCTGACTTTGAATCAGTGCTCTTCTACCTGCTAACTGTGCAACCCCAGGCTAGTTGTTTAGCCTCATCTTCAGCATCTGTAAAACGGGCCTAAGGACACCCCGTTGTATTGTTGGGAGGATGAAACGGGCTGATGCCTGCAAGGCCTTTCACAGCACCGGGTCCTGGGTACACCATAAAGGTTAgagattaaaaacccattgccatggagtccatgctgactcagagtgaccataTATGAAAACTTAAACCTGTGattcatcatttttaaaaaattaagggaattcctTTTAGACTTGAGATAAGCAACCAAGAGTAGGCCTCAAATACCTGTCCTCCTGAGCTTGCTTTCTCTTTGCTTTATTGTTTCCCAACCACCAGCCACGTTGACTGTGGGCTCTGGAAATGCTCAGAGTAAATTGCATCGTTCTTCTTGGCTCAATGCCACCTTCTCAGTGAAGTCTTCTGTGACCACCCTGTTTAAAATCACATCCCCTCCTACTCACCCcctttctccatagcacttaccactatCTGTCAAAGTAGATCCGTTCCTTCTTTTTTCATTCTCAGTCTCCCTCTCTGCTACGCACCCCCTTAAGGGCAGGATTTCTATATTGTTTGCTGCTGTATTTCAGCACTGTAGAGtctctggcacatagcaggttctcaataaatatttgctgaatttatGAACGTATAAAGTAGCTATTCTATAAGAGCATTTATCTCATAAACTTAATTACTTACATTATTTTGGGAACCTATTTTTCTTCCTGTACTGATAACATCTGAGATCAACACATTCTTAAgaattgtgttcttttttttttttttttaattctgaaagtATTCCTGGTTTGCATTTATTACTTAGGACATAGTCCACTCTtggcaaaggaagaaatgctcaATATGGATTTATAATGAATAACATTTCTGCTGTTGTTCATGTGGGGCTATGTGGTTATAAGCAGCAGATGTTTTTTCCATTCACTGTAGCAGTCGGAATGCTAGGATCATCCCTTGCCTGGAGTTTTCCTGCTTCATGGCACCTCCTCCACTTTGAATGCCTTCTCTCTTCTTTGCCTTAAGAATTCCTCCTATTCATTGGTTTGTGTGTCCTCCCCTAAATGCTTTTCTTCTATCTTGGATTTGGAGTGGCACTTACTTCCATCTAGATCCAGGGCACAGATTGTGGGATGCTTTGCTGTCTAGCTATTTGCATACATGTCTTGTCTCCCCTGTGAGACCATAAGCTGTGCAGTGGCTTTGGAGTCTGGAGACCAGGTTTGAGCCCAGGCTCAGCACTTGCCTCTGGTCCTAGAGCTCTTCAGGCACTTAGCCTTTCCAGCCCTCCTCGTCTCTATCTGCgtttcactgtatataaattGTACATAATTCTAACCTAAAAAGTCATAAACAAACATTGAACTCTATTAATGATGTGCATGCTGAAGTTTTTAGGAGAAGTGTGCTGATCTGTAACTTACTTTGAAATTTGTAAAACTGTAAGATGGATTGATGGACCACTAGAGAGGTGGGTGGATATGTGATAAAGCAAATATAGTAAAATGTAAATTATAGAGTCTAGGTGGTGGATACATGGGTATTCATTGTGCAGTCCTTTTaactttttgtatattttaaagtttgcataataaaatgttgaaaggaagcaaaacaaacaagcaaacaaaaatgaacaaagaaggcatgctacaaaaaaagcaggatggtTTCTTCAAGTTCTTCCAAGCTAAAAGCTCCAAGTATATACTGTTTTTCCAAAAGTAgcattttctctttccctcttcctcaTATAATCTTCAAACAGTAATAAATgtgcatatattttactttttaggcCAAAAGAAATCCATTTTCTGGGAAAAGAAACCATATACTTAGAACAAATTACTTGCCAaggtttttgcttgttttctaaTGAATACATCACACTGAATATAGGATGGAAAAACTTTAAGTTTAAACATTCATAACATGTTTTTTAGTGATGTGTAACTTGTTTGATTTAGGCCACTGTAGAAATTTGCAAGAGCTGAACGTCTCTGACTGCCCCACGCTCACGGTGAGTATAAGAAGCTTCTTTTACGGTTGTTTACGTAGATTCAGACTTGCTACATTGGGGTGCTTAAGTGCAGAGGTGTTGTCAAAGTACATGCCTGTCTGCTCAtttaggactaaaaaaaaaaaaacgctgtgCCTATTAGCAGTGATTCCTGACccctgttctattctgttcactTTTTGACAGAATTAATTTCTCCCTTTCCTGAGCTACATCTGTGGTCTCAATCCTTTAACATTTCTACTTTCCATTCTCTATTAAAATTACGTTTACATATGTGTAACCCCTTCCAAACTGAGAGCTCTTTAAAAATCCTCCTTTAGAATTTTTCCGTAAAATTTTGAAAGGTAGaagacattttataaataaataaaatgtgtacataaaaattaaaaaaccctcAGAACTACCCCAAGACACAAATTAAGCATTTAAATTAGCCGTTTGATCCCTGTCCACTAGAACTTGGAGAACTGCTCTAGACTTTGATGTAGCTAAGCATCTCTGGGGTGACGTACTTTTACGTAAATAAGCTGCTTCTTTATGTTTAAAAGTGCCCTCAGAGTTGATCCTCAAGAAATGGAGGCATAAACATGGCAAAGACCACATCAGAGAGAAAATGCTCTACTTTCTCTAATTGTATTCAACTTTCTCCACTGGGAAAATGAAGATGGGCTCCTTCATTGAGAGAGGTTTAAAATCTTTGCTACCACATTCTTCAGATGTCCGTGTATGGATAATGAGGTGGTTTGTCACGTGTATTCATTctttctgtggattttttttttttctaccttcaaGGAGCTTCGGTTCTATACTTGAGTAGAAGATCATATTCTTTAAGTTTGGCTTTCTAAGAGGAAAGTCAAAACAATGCCATCTGTGTTGAGTTTGGAAACATCAAAGTCTTTTCCAGCTTTGGAGTCTAATAATATAAAGGGCTGATAATTTTATCCAGCTACATTTTACTATTGTTCTTCCACATAGAGCCGTTGGGAGACAGGCTTACATCTAAGGAGTTGGGTAACGTTCGCTTAAAAAGCTTTGATTTCTAAGAAGCttgccttatgaaatgtattacaTTCAGAAAGATTCAAGTGCACTGTGAACTAATTTATAAATCATGCTGCAACATTAAAAGACATTAATTTTACACTCATATGGTCAGACATTTGGGGATcgagtttttagttttttttaaagaactgtgcGTATGATTGGTCTGAACTCATTTGGAAGTCTTCCAGACAGGCAAATGCAAAGAACAGTTTGTTTTGACTCCTTATCTCAAAGGGAAAGTCAaaattcttctctactctatctTCCCCTTCCCGGCCCCacggtttcatttatttttctctacagCTGCCTGAGggctttctttcctctccttgcATTTTCGCTGGGTCTTTCAACAAATGCACACTACCGGATACTTGATCGGTAAActtgatatatatgtatacacacacacacactcacacacatgtatctatatataaatatataaatgtaaatatgGACTCCTGTTTTAGGAAGTCCAGTTGTTAAGATTGTTTACTATTCCTGTCCTTTGGAATGATTTTAGTAAGTTTTAAAATGGATCAGTTTAAATTGCCTTCATGCATCTGAAGACTGGCAGTGTGTGACATTTTGACACTCGAGCTCAAAATTCCTCCAGGGAGTTGAACCCTTGCAAGGGTTCAAATTTTAATGAAGTGGCATTGTGATGGAATGTGACAATTTATTTCCAAAGAGTGACAAAGGGAAGGAAGAATGAATCTGCAAGCAAAACCACTGGCTTCtatttaatttcatttacaattaatataaaagaatatgaagagaccaactttcacatttatttttttcccctggggcagaaaagaaatgatggagagaTAATGGGAAAATAGCAAAGTCCATTAGTTAGGGTTTGAtaatattcttccctttttttttttttttatgtaggatgAATCCATGAGGCACATCTCGGAGGGCTGCCCCGGGGTCCTGTATCTCAATCTATCTAACACAGGTATCACCAACAGGACGATGCGACTCCTACCGAGGTAATGCTTGTGTTACCTGAATTACACCAAAAATAATTATGTGCTTCCAGACTCTGgcttgctcttaaaaaaaaaaaaaaaaaaaaaccacaacaacGAGAACAAAAATAACTAATCTGtctcatcaagtggattccaactaatggcaaccatatgtgttacagaatagaatttttccatagggttttcttggctgtaatctttacagaagtagatcaccgggcctttcttccatggtgccagtgggtgagttagaac comes from the Elephas maximus indicus isolate mEleMax1 chromosome 8, mEleMax1 primary haplotype, whole genome shotgun sequence genome and includes:
- the LRRC17 gene encoding leucine-rich repeat-containing protein 17; the encoded protein is MHVVTIAILLFFCKAAELRRASPGGSRSQANPSRASGGRRGSNPVKRYAPGLPCEVYTYLHEKYLDCQERKLVFVLPDWPQDLLHMLLARNKMRILKNNMFSKFKKLKSLDLQQNEISKIESEAFFGLNKLTTLLLQHNQIKVLTEEVFIYMPLLSYLRLYDNPWHCTCEIETLISMLQVPKNRNLGNYAKCESPHELKNKKLRQIKSKQLCNEEEQEQPDPKPQVSGRPPVIKPEVDSTLCHNYVFPIQTLDCKRKELKKVPKNIPPDIVKLDLSYNKIHQLRPKEFEDVHELKKLNLSSNGIEFIDPAAFSGLTHLEELDLSNNSLQNFDYGVLEDLYFLKLLWLRDNPWRCDYNIHYLYYWLKHHYNVHYNGLECKMPEEYKGWFVGKYVRSYYEECPKDKLPAYPETFDQDTEDDEWEKIHTDHTAKKQSVRITIVG